The DNA region CAGAGAATTTCCGGCGATGAACAGGTGAGGTCGTTGGGAGGTGCTTCAGGTCAGGAAGATCAGCCCTCCAATGACACTGGCGGCTATCGCAGCCATCAGAACGGCTCCGGCAGCAACATCTTTGCATCTCCCAATGGCATCATTGAATTCCGGCGACACCACGTCCGCCAGAATTTCAACCGCTGTGTTCAGCGCCTCTGCAATCCAGACGATTGCGATGGCCAGGACCAGTAAAGCCCATTGCGATGGTGTCATACCTTTGATCAGGCCCAGCAGAATGACAAGCCCGGTCGCAGTGACATGGATCCACGCGTTGTGCTGTGTCTGAATCAGCACAAACACTCCTCGAATGGCATACCCAAAACTCCGGATGCGATTGCCAAATGAGAATCGTTTGCTCACGTGTTTGCTCGCCCGATATCAGCCTGCACATGAAATGCCTTGAAAACACAGGAGTTCAGTCATTCATCCGCAGATCCGGAGTTCCAGCCATTCAGCTCGTCGACCAATCGAGGAGCAAGACTGATGCCAACGGTCTTCCGTGTCAGGAACACGACGCCGTCGATCAGTGAAACCTCTCGCAGTGTCTTCGGCAGATCGTCGTCTTCTTTTCGCTTTTCAGCAATCTCGCTCACTTCAACTCGTTCCGCTTTGCGCGACACGATTCGAATCACGTGAGCACATCCCGGAATATTCAGTTCCTTCAACTGCTGAATACGATGGAACACATACCAGGCCGCGCAGAGCATGCGTTGTGGAAGGGCCAGCAGACCAAGCAAACGCTCCACCCACGTCTGATCGGAATCGATGCTGCCGAGTGCAAATGTCCAGACAGCTCCCATGGCCGGAGCCACATGCAGTGTCAACTGCGTTTCGCCAATGTCTGCCGTATGCTGTTTGTCGCCAATGTTCCCTGGCACGCGTAACCATGTGACAAACAGGACGGTTCCAAGGATCCCAAGTGTAATCATCCAGGAAAGAAAACCATTGCTGATGAATCCTGTCGTGATAATCCATCGGACAAGGAATGCCTCCATCATAAAGGCTCCGGCACCCCCCAATCCCATGATTGTAACAGCCACCGTGGCGAGCCGCGTTTGTGTAATGACTCGCTTCGCCAGCCATTGGCGGTAGTCTTCTTTGTTCATGTCAAACTCTGTTTAGTCTCGAAGAGACGATTTCGGTCAATCCAGGTTGCGCTCTGCGTTCGGCAGGGCGGTGTCTTTGCAGGCTCTGCGCCAGTGTACCGTAAAGAAGGAACCGTTGCCGAATGCCAGCGGTCAACCTTTCGGGTTAGGCAAACCTGATCCCCGTTTCCGGAGCGTTTGGACAGATAAGGCAACATCTGCCGATATTGACCCTGATTCCATACTGGTCAGACAGGATGCTGCCCATGCCCAAAGTCGAACTGCCCGAACGTCGCAAGGATGCTGAAACGGAAACACCGTCCACGTCCGCTGCGCCTGCTGCCCCGTCGACAGTCAGGAGAAGCCGCGCGGGAAGGCGTTGGTTGATCCGATTATGCGCTCTGTGCCTGGCAATCTTTATCCTGCTGCCAACGCTGCTTAGCATTTTTGGGCAAATTCCCGGACTGATTTCGAAAGTGCATCCACGGCTGGCGGAGACACTTCAGTTTCGCACGATTCAGCTTCACTGGTGGTCGGCCATTGAAATCAAGGGCCTGCGTATTCGTGATGTGACCGCGAATGCCCCGGAAGATGATTCGTCCGCTGATGTACCCGGCGACGACAACTCAACATATGGCCCTGACGGATTGCCGGATGGTCGTTACGTCTTTAGTTCTGAAGTTGTCACAAGTCGCGAACCGCTGTGGAGAGTAGCCCTGCAAATGGGGCGCGGCGTAGAACTGCGATTTCAGCAACCCGTCCTGAATCTCGTTGTCCGGGACGATGGTTCCAATCTGCAAAAGACGCTGCAGCATATCAGTGGTTCCAGCGGCGTCAGTCACGAATCCTTCCCCGTGCGTGTGATCTTTGAAGACGGGACTGCCTTTGTTCAGTCGGTGGCAAGCGACGTGCCGGGATTGCAAACGGGCGACGCGGTCAACAGCAAGACAACTTCGCCGACAGAATCGACACGCGTAACGAACATCAACGGAGTCTTCTCCACGCTTGATTCGACGTTCGCGCTGCCGGAGTTGCAGCTGGAAGCCTGCATCAATGTCCCCGAAAATTCAGAAGCAGGTGGCAGCATTGACCATGCCCTGTCATCCGCTTCGCAGTTGAATCCTCGTCTGGCGGCGAACCTTGATGATCTGACAGCAGACTTCACGCTGTCGCCTCTGATCGATCCACAGGGTGAGTTTGATAAGTCGGCTTTGTTTGGGCAGCAGGACGGCGTATCGCCTGATGGACCCACAAACGCAGGATCCAGGCTGCGCATTCAGATCACCGGTTCGGATACCGTCAACAGCCGCCAGTCGGCTGGTTCCGGCGGGGACAACACCAACACCAACGCCAATAGCCGACAGCGCTTAAGCGTTGCCGCGCGCGAACTGGATCTGAGGGTGGTTCAGCCACTGCTGAGCTACCTGGTTCCGGACCTTCTTTGCGATGGGCAGGTCTCATGTGATGTCCAGGCAGAGCTTGGCGGACACAGAATCGCAGACGGGCTTGTGGGCCGGTTCCTCTTACAGGGCCAGAACATCCGGCTTCGCCAGAACACCTGGGCAGCAGGCGAATGGCTTGATCTCGGTAACACGTCGGGTTCTGGTGCGGGCGCATTTGCTGTTGACGGGCTGCTGCTGAAAGACATTACTCTTCAGTCAGATATCGTTTCCCTGCGTGGCAATGGAGAATTGCGGCATGCGGCAGATGAGAGCGCAACTGCAGGGGACAGCCAGTCATCCGCACCGAACCAGTCGGCAGAACTGCAGGGATCGGTTGATGTCGCTGGAGTGACCCGGATGCTTCGTTCGACACTTGCCTTGCGAAACGACGTTCAGATTCAGGCGGGTCAGCTGGTTTTCAGTTTGAACGGTGAAGTTGTTGGGGATGCCGCAGGCGAAACGGACCACGCGGCGAGTTCGCTGGCTCGATGGCAGGCTTCAATTCGACACGAAGGAATTCAGGCGACGCAGGCAGGCAAGTCCATCAGTCTTGATCCTTCGCTGCGCATTGATGCTGTCGGACCATTGGAGTCAGGACTTCCTGTTGTGCGGCAGTCTCGCCTGACAGGTGCCTTCGGATCGCTGGATCTGAGCCCCGGTGAAGGTTTCTGGCAGATAGCCGGCAACGTTCAGCCGGATCTGCTCTGGCAGCAGATCCAGCAGTTTGTGCAATTGCCCCGGCCCGGAATCCGGGGCGGCATGTCTGTGCAGGCTCGCATTGGTCATCAATCGGATCGCATCACGCTTTCAGGATTGCAGCTCAACAGTTCCGATTTGAAGGTCAGCAGCAGTCAGTTGACGGTGTTTCCGCAAAACCCCGTTCCGCAAATGTTTGACGGCAGCGTACACCTGAAAGGCACCGGCTCGGCAATTCGGACACTGATCGCGCCGTGGCACTCGGCAACATGGCTGGCGGAATACGCAGATGTCACCGTTGAGCTTGCAGCGCAGCCTCAAAAGGCCATTCAGTTACAGGCTCGCATACAGCCCATTCCGGCTGCAGCGGCAGTGGGGACGCCTGTTCGTTCGGTTTCGGCCAGAAGAACGCCGACAGTCAGCACAGCGAAAGAAGTGTCGACCTTTCAGATTGATGAAGCGATCATCGATCTTCAGCTTCAGAACATGACGGGGCTGGACGTGCTGGATGTCAGAAGCGGCCGGTTGTTGCTTCCGGGCATCGCCGCTCAGTTCAAGGGGACGGTCAGCACCATCAGTGACCTGGTTGTCGTTGACCTGACCGCAGAAACCGAATACGACCTGAATGCGTTGTGCAACCGCCTTCTGCCAGAGGACACCCCGATCAGGCTGAATGGCCGTGGGCGAGATA from Planctomycetaceae bacterium includes:
- a CDS encoding diacylglycerol kinase family protein, encoding MSKRFSFGNRIRSFGYAIRGVFVLIQTQHNAWIHVTATGLVILLGLIKGMTPSQWALLVLAIAIVWIAEALNTAVEILADVVSPEFNDAIGRCKDVAAGAVLMAAIAASVIGGLIFLT